A DNA window from Arachis duranensis cultivar V14167 chromosome 3, aradu.V14167.gnm2.J7QH, whole genome shotgun sequence contains the following coding sequences:
- the LOC107481361 gene encoding uncharacterized protein LOC107481361: MKVLLNLEPSSLFPTRSIFADRSRSSTRLPVLPFPKLCRRRWIVRRLSSPARAVLDSAPVEQFEIPEFDFRNPALSSSYRDPAMPKPNQTVLEAQARVCTGPTQTRPLDEEQAFRVFDTILRSARGELKDEDEVSKAQLGAFFAGMTIRANAFPEATQWSEGETRAMKTFWPLLVRALPSDVIFVADPEGSMMGLGSSIGPQYVGNGTSEMRLVGALREVLAGGHLGFEEVQGVLKEVLPFQEGDGKPPQGVSEALLSAFLIGQRMNRETDRELKAYCLAFDDEYGPAPIADVRSLTHYGEPYDGNTRFFRSTLFVAAVRSCYGESCLLHGVDWMSPKGGVTEEQMLKYMGANISLSPSKAKKLLEDDEVGFAYVSQRDARPSLYSLARIREHIKKRPPLATTEKVQQYVKASGKEAMVAGFYHEGYEEPLLMLMKRRGIHSGLVVKGEEGALSMTTRLRSVNASKGLPVNYCSGFRSLNIPSTSEPGGVTRHGFHLEINAKDYGFQPTDTPRTDRSVSKNIELGLEALRGEKGPAYDRIVLNAGMVDHLLGADGAEDVSVSLDRAREAIDSGNALKRLLNYIKISHKVD, encoded by the exons ATGAAAGTCCTGCTTAATCTAGAACCTTCTTCGCTTTTTCCCACGCGCTCGATTTTTGCCGATAGATCCCGAAGCTCCACTCGCTTACCGGTTCTGCCGTTCCCCAAGCTCTGTCGCCGCCGATGGATCGTGCGGAGGTTGTCTTCGCCGGCGAGAGCGGTGCTGGATTCCGCCCCAGTCGAGCAGTTCGAGATCCCTGAGTTCGATTTTCGGAACCCGGCTCTATCTTCCTCGTACCGTGATCCAGCAATGCCGAAGCCGAACCAAACGGTGTTGGAAGCCCAGGCTAGGGTTTGCACTGGACCCACGCAGACTCGCCCACTCGACGAGGAACAAGCTTTCAGGGTCTTTGATACAATTCTGAGATCAG CTAGGGGAGAGCTGAAAGACGAAGACGAAGTTTCAAAAGCTCAACTTGGAGCATTTTTTGCGGGGATGACAATCCGTGCGAATGCATTTCCAGAAGCGACGCAATGGAGCGAGGGGGAAACACGTGCTATGAAGACTTTCTGGCCACTTCTAGTCAGGGCACTTCCTTCTGACGTGATATTTGTGGCGGACCCTGAAGGATCGATGATGGGGTTGGGTAGCTCAATCGGGCCACAATATGTTGGTAATGGCACCAGTGAGATGAGATTGGTTGGTGCTCTTAGGGAAGTGCTGGCTGGAGGCCATCTTGGGTTTGAGGAAGTCCAAGGTGTGTTGAAGGAAGTTCTACCCTTCCAAGAGGGAGATGGAAAACCACCACAAGGAGTAAGTGAGGCATTGCTTTCCGCATTTCTAATAGGTCAACGCATGAACAGGGAAACTGACCGTGAACTAAAAGCATACTGCCTTGCATTTGATGATGAATATg GCCCTGCTCCTATTGCTGATGTCAGATCCCTGACTCATTATGGTGAACCTTATGATGGAAATACACGCTTCTTCAGGAGCACGCTATTTGTTGCTGCAGTTAGATCCTGCTATGGAGAATCTTGTCTACTTCATGGTGTAGACTGGATGTCGCCCAAG GGGGGTGTAACTGAAGAGCAGATGTTGAAGTATATGGGGGCAAATATAAGTTTATCCCCTTCAAAGGCAAAGAAACTTCTTGAG GATGATGAAGTTGGTTTTGCTTATGTAAGTCAGCGTGATGCTCGTCCATCTCT CTACTCTCTAGCTAGGATAAGGGAGCACATAAAGAAACGTCCTCCACTTGCAACGACTGAAAAGGTTCAACAATATGTAAAG gCCAGTGGTAAGGAAGCTATGGTTGCTGGATTTTACCATGAAGGTTATGAAGAACCATTGTTAATGCTCATGAAAAGAAGGGGTATACATTCTGGTTTAGTTGTGAAG GGAGAGGAAGGAGCTCTTTCAATGACTACAAGATTGAGATCAGTTAATGCAAGCAAGGGACTTCCTGTGAACTACTGTTCAGGGTTCCGTTCACTTAACATTCCATCCACTTCTGAACCTGGTG GAGTGACACGTCATGGTTTTCATCTTGAGATTAATGCTAAGGACTATGGTTTCCAACCTACAGACACACCAAGAACTGATAGATCA GTCTCAAAGAACATTGAATTGGGCTTAGAAGCTCTTCGTGGAGAAAAGGGACCAGCATATGATCGAATTGTTCTGAATGCTGGCATGGTGGATCACTTGCTTGGAGCTGATGGTGCAGAAGACGTGTCTGTTTCCCTGGATAGAGCTAGAGAGGCCATTGACAGTGGCAATGCTTTGAAACGGCTCCTAAATTATATCAAGATCTCTCACAAAGTGGATTGA